CTATTGtaatttatataaatacatatttgtACACCTAGAAaatctcttaattttttttatatatgtacACCTAGAAAATCTTTTAAtttcatatgtatgtatatatatatacatacatacatacatatgtacacacacatatgtacatatatacaaatatacatatatacatatatatataaatatatgtatgtatatatacatgtataagtgtgtgtacatatgtatgatcatatgtatatacatatacatatatatatatatatatatatatatatatatatatatatacatatacatatatatatatatacatatatatgatcatACATATGTACACacaaatatacaaatataaaagAGGTCACAAACAGAAGCAGTATAAAGGAGCTCACAAAACGCCTGTCAAAGTCCCACAACATGCAAACTTTTTCAAATTCTCTGTCAATGCACTATAGTTTTTCTAATTGTCTCTTTCTGAGTTGACCCTTCAGCAATTTTGAATCCTTATCTTGATAAAGATGTAAATAATTTTTGAAACCTTCTTATGAATGCAAATTTATCCATAATCCCACACCGGTTAAGACATTCGGATGCCAATTTTTGGCGATTGTCTAGATCAAATCCATATTCCACACCAATTTCTAGTTAAATAAGCACAAGAAGAGAATCTTGGAATTTATTAAAAGAATCGAAAATTGCTGAAGCAAGATATTTGTGCACATATGTCAACCTTGATATAGGTACACATGGAAACATACAGTCAACATTGCCTCAATCAGCAACTGAATCCAAGTGGCTAAAACTAAAACCTAGACATAATAGCCAGGTTCACATCCAAAGCTAAGAATGATGATATCAGAAAAGATTCAAAATATTATGGAGGACCATTTGTTTCGTTAAAAACTGCGAACAAAAATGACCAGAATTAATAAAGAATccctttttgttctttaaatgCACATTTTAGTTACCTGTCGCCATTGCGATCTGTTCCATATGAATAGGCTAATAAAAATTTAATTCACATGAACCAAATTAAAAAATTCAAACCCAACTTGATCCAGATTTACAAACCATTCACTTATTGAAATTGAAACAAGTTAGGTCACACATATGGATGATGACAGACCAGGCAAGAGAGGCAGTTGGAGTTGGCTTACGGGTCCAAAATGGTGACATGATTCGAAGTGAGAGAAGTGAGTACTGTTGGTTTTCATGCGCATGTGAATGTGCCAGAATTTGGATATACAATAACAAAGCAATCATGAATTCCAAAATTGCATTGGGACCAGTGGGGAACACTAAAATAGATAATTCAAAATTAGCTCCTATGCAACATTTAAGCAAATGATTGTATGACTGCTATACCACTAAACGTACAGTACTTAAGGTATTTTAATCACACAGAAAAGGAAGGAGTATACATCTGAGGAGTAAAGGAAACACATTTATTTCATAACAAACTACCTATAATGGCAAACAAGAACCACAAGAAAAAGATACCAAACAACTGCAGAGACATAAACTCAGTTTCGGCTACCAATCATTAATCATAGATTCTATCAACCATAACTAATTGCATTTGCTGGTCATACATTGGACACCTATTGATCCTTTGATTACAAAGGAAACAATAAAAAACTAACACACACCAATGCAGTATATGAAGCATGATTAATGAGAAAGTTCAAAGCATTCGCCTGAGGGAGAACCATGGTTCTCTATCACCGGAATGAATCAAGTATGCCAATCAATCTACAGCTCTAAGTGTATAACTATATAGAGGCGATACAATTATCATAATTAAGCATTGCAATTATGCAGTTCCAGATGTTGATGTAAAATAGGTAGCTAGAGCCACTGGAGGTTAAAAAGTTTCTACTAGCTCGTTTTCACAGGGATCTTGATATAGCAAATGGGATACAGGTGTGATTAAAAAGATATGTACTTGGATAACATTCAACTATTTGTCAAGAACATCTTAAGCAAAAATCTATGTGCATCAAAACATGGAGAGAAGCGATCAGATCATCTTCATATCAAGATTAACATAAGCAGTTTCCATTACCAGTCGGATCGACTCTGTTCCAACTCAGTCTGGAAAACGCAAGTCTATTCCTCAAACATATGGGTACAATCCAATCAAGAAGACGCAAAACCCAATGTAAACTGCTCCAGCAACGGCAATCCACAAACCCGTTCTAATAACCCACCAACAGGAAACCGAAGAACGAATCTGATGGCAACATGAGGTACATCTATCGATAAGAACCTTAATCAAGATCGCAATCCTCACAGACGatgataaaggaaaaaaaacagaGTCCAAGAACCCAACCTAAGATCACCCAACGACAGAAGCGGAAGATAGCATCGATCTCACGTTTGAATGAGGCAAATTGATCGATAAGAACCGTAATCAAGATTTTCAATCCTCACAGACGTAGATGGAGGCAAACAAaataagaaagagagaagagattAGAGTAtcggaagaagggaagaaggatcTTTAGGGAAGATATCTAAAGATGGATACCAAATCGATGGACAAGAACCCCGATCAAGATTGCAATTCACACAGATGATGATAAAGGCAAAGAAAGAAATAGAGAGAAGAGATTAGGGCATCAGAAGAGGACCTCTAAGGGAACGATCAAGAGAAGGATACGTCTCGTTGCCCATTCCTCGCTCTCCTCCTCGTATTAATAACGAGATCTCAGAACGCTAAAGACAGACGCGGCAGAAAAGCATTGATCTCATGACAAATGAGGCAAATCGATCGACAAGAACCTCGAACATTATTGCAACCCTCACGAACGGAGATGACGGTAAAGTAAGAAGGAGAGAAGAGATTAAATGATCGGAAGACAGATCTTTAGGGAGAGAATCGAAAGGGTACCCCTCGTCGCCTATTCctcgctctcctcctcctcctcctaagaACCCGATAAGAATCCCTAACAATATATACAGAAGATAGCATCGATCTCATGACGAAGTGATCATCGATCGACAAGAACCCGGTCCAAGAACCTAACAGTATAAACAGAAGAGAGCATCGATCTCATGACGAAATGAGGCAAATCGATCGACAAGAACCCTAACATCATAAATAGAAGAGAGAATCGATCTCATGACAAAGTGAGGCAAATCGATCGACAAGAAAGACAGAGCGAAAAGGGGATCGGACGACGGATGTCTAGGGAAAAAGATCGAAAGAAGTACACCTCTCGTCGCCCATTCCTCCTGTCCTCCTCTCCTCTCGTCCTCTCTGTTCGGTGAGTTTACGACTCGTCCTCTCTGTGCCGTATGGCAACGAGAGACGCCGTCTTTATACCGCGAATCAAGCCAACGGGAGAGCGCGCCACCAGCTTTGTTGGGACCTCCTCTGTCATCTCTACCGTCCATCGTTACTCACCTCTGTCATCTCGACCGTCCACAGTTCGTCTATTCTTAATCCTTATCTACGCTTTCAAGGTTTAGAAATAGAATATTCAcccttataaattttaatataacgtTTATATATTCCGCTTAATTTCCCCCCTTACATCTGTCTGAAAAGGTCATATCAACCTATGctaaccaaaataataaccactttGAAATTAAGTACTAACTGTGACTACAAaatgatatttcttaaaattcatcatcagtttgtgtttacgtgtCAGATATTGATACCTCTAAAAATCGTAGCCACCAATGAGGTTCCATCGTGTCAGCACGTAGTCTCCCAATCTTCAACAGATGACGGATGGGGAACAACTGCCTTCTCCATGGAGCGGTAGGTTACATGGTGATCCATCCATAGTTTGTGCCCTCTTGCTCCAACTGCAACATGCCTCTCCTCCACTCCCTCTGTGCTTCCTCCTCCCTTATCCTTCCCAccaccaccgccgcagccgcccaGTTAGCCGCAAAGCCGTCGGTGCTCAGCCCAGCTCCAAGCAGCAGCAGTAAAGACTTCGCCGTCCCGATTCCGGGCCTTCCAACTCACGTCAAGGAGAAGATCCTCAGCCTGGAGGTGATGGGCGTGGACGCCGGCCGGGCCCTCTCGCTCAACCCGGCGCTCCGCACTGCCAGCCTCGACTCCGTCCACTCCGTCGTCGCCTACCTCCTCTCCAAGGGCATCCACCACAAGGACCTGGGCCGCATCCTGGGCATGTGCCCCCGGATCCTGACTTCCAGCGTCCGCGCCGACCTCGGCCCCGTCTTCGCCTTCCTCTCCCGGGACCTCGGCGTCCCCGACTCCGGCTTCCGGCGGGTCATCAACAAGTGCCCCCGGCTGCTAGCCTCCAGCGTCGGCGACCAGCTCAAGCCCGCCCTCGACTACCTCCGGCGGCTGGGCTTCACGGACACCAACGCGCTCGCTTACCACGACCCCGTTCTTCTGGTCTCCAGCGTGGAGAAGACCCTGATCCCCAAGCTGCAGTACCTGGTGGGGTTGGGCATGTCGAGGGAGGAGGCGGTGGGGATGGTGCTAAGGTGCCCGGGGCTGTTCACCTTCAGCATCGACAGGAACTTCAAGCCCAAGTACGAGTACTTGGTCGGGCAGATGGGGAGGAGCTTGCAGGACCTCAAGGACTTCCCCCAGTACTTTGCTTTCAGCTTGGAGAAGAGGATCAAGCGCAGGCATCAGGAGCTGAGACACAGCGGGCTTACCCTGCCCTTGTCTACCATGCTCAAGAGCACCGATGAGGAGCTCAAGCAGttggtagagaagaagaagaagaacactcGGATTCCAATATAAGCAGTCAACACCACTTGTAGATAAGTGACTGTGAAGTGGGATAGGAGTCTAGTAATTGTTATATACTGATCAAAAAATTGATAGAGAAATAAGAAGAGCACATAAGGGTCTCGTTTAGCTTGCATGGCTCTCCACAGTATATTCTGCAAGGTTTTCAAGGAAACATAGCAGCTTCTGACTTCTCTCATTTCAGAACAGACATTTTCTAATATTTTGAAGTATTGCACAAACAATTACCTTCCGAGTTGGAATGAGATAAATTCGTTGCCATACAAACAATTCATCACATCAGATTAAACTGCCGACAAATTGCATGAAAGGAGGGGCATGCAAATGAAAGAAAGAAGATATGCACGGAAGAAATTATCAGAAAAGTTGTCATGTAATGATCCTCGTTTGATCTTTATGCTTCCTATGTAACAAACTAAATGTGGAGGATCtgttgaaaattcaaaatagatTTACATTACTTTTACAACTAGGGGGCAATGTGGTTCCAGCAAAATCACACCCAAATTTGGTATCCCCCCGATAAAAATTGCACTGAAGAATCAGCACTGATGAATCAACAAGAAATCAGATACTGAACGTCACCTTGTCATCTAAAGTTGCAGCACTGAGCTCGACCGTGTGACAAATTTTCCCATGAGCATATCATTTGCCTGGGTGACGGGTAATGTGCCGTAAAATGGTTTTCCATGCATCCATACTGGCAGAGCTTCCAGctgtggtgatggtggtggtggtggtggtgttgaaCTCTTCAACCCACATACCCATGCTTATATCTTCCATCTTGAATCACCCAAATTTGATATCCCCCTAGAAAATTGCACTGAAGAATCAATAAGAAATCAGATGGTGAACATCACCTTGTCATCTAAAGTTGCAGCACTGAGCTCGACCGTGTGACAATTTTTCCCATAAGCATATCATTTGCCTGGGTGACTGGTAATGTGCCGTAAAATAGTTTTCCATGCATCCAGATTGGCAGAACTTCCAGCTGTGGGAATACTGAATGGTGGTGGTTGTGGTGGTGTTGAACTCTTCAACCCACATACCCATGCTTACATCTTCCATCTTGAATAGCTGCAAATTATATGTGTCACAAGTGCATAAAGCTAAGGCACTAAGACACCTTATGTATGCTAGATGTTAGGTTCTCAAGGTCGCAAGAAGCTTACTCTTAAGCTATGGTTGGCATGTTGGGATACAAC
The window above is part of the Musa acuminata AAA Group cultivar baxijiao chromosome BXJ2-6, Cavendish_Baxijiao_AAA, whole genome shotgun sequence genome. Proteins encoded here:
- the LOC135615674 gene encoding transcription termination factor MTEF1, chloroplastic-like, with the protein product MPLLHSLCASSSLILPTTTAAAAQLAAKPSVLSPAPSSSSKDFAVPIPGLPTHVKEKILSLEVMGVDAGRALSLNPALRTASLDSVHSVVAYLLSKGIHHKDLGRILGMCPRILTSSVRADLGPVFAFLSRDLGVPDSGFRRVINKCPRLLASSVGDQLKPALDYLRRLGFTDTNALAYHDPVLLVSSVEKTLIPKLQYLVGLGMSREEAVGMVLRCPGLFTFSIDRNFKPKYEYLVGQMGRSLQDLKDFPQYFAFSLEKRIKRRHQELRHSGLTLPLSTMLKSTDEELKQLVEKKKKNTRIPI